A region from the Linepithema humile isolate Giens D197 chromosome 1, Lhum_UNIL_v1.0, whole genome shotgun sequence genome encodes:
- the LOC136997225 gene encoding uncharacterized protein — MFVTGTVLIDNEEKKINEEEELATAKAVNFFNNLFDSTNSCDKVKDDNCELRCPVVENSVHHAFWVSAKETLGNMVFIEKTSRKIVNTVRSIKNWYFTINNFQKLWKIVHVKFNFNKLYTRYCNQDPLENFFGQIRSHAVRHTNPTPAQFEESFITLLVSNMKSIKIIGGNCEIANNGFMLFLLEECLKSDASNVQVHDVRNDDCDDEPVEFITDKNVSENSIVTLLFEKLEEINVTIFKKINFCSECEESFKNSNFPICIRQIICTINKLLKTRAHQKNILKVIIKHFEEWNINLDWHECIEHHNSIFKIIVRVIAIKTLVWWCKKKNCLISDINNLNIYC; from the coding sequence atgtttGTTACAGGTACCGTATTAATAGAcaacgaagaaaagaaaataaatgaggAAGAAGAACTTGCGACAGCGAAGGCGGTGAACTTTTTCAACAATCTTTTTGACTCAACAAATAGTTGCGATAAAGTGAAGGATGACAATTGTGAATTGCGGTGTCCAGTAGTTGAGAACAGTGTACATCATGCGTTCTGGGTGAGTGCAAAAGAAACATTAGGAAATATggtttttatagaaaaaacatCGCGGAAAATTGTCAACACAGTgcgaagtataaaaaattggtattttactattaataactttcaaaaattatggaaaattgttcatgttaaatttaattttaataaattatatacgcgATATTGTAATCAAGATCcgttagaaaatttttttggtcAAATTAGAAGTCACGCTGTTCGTCATACCAATCCGACACCTGCACAGTTTGAAGAATCGTTCATCACTTTATTGGTGAGCAACATGAAGTCTATTAAAATCATTGGCGGTAATTGCGAAATCGCTAATAATGGCTTCATGTTGTTTTTATTAGAAGAGTGTTTGAAAAGTGATGCTTCAAATGTTCAGGTGCATGATGTTCGCAACGATGATTGTGATGACGAACCCGTGGAATTTATTactgataaaaatgtttcggaaaattctattgtaacattattgtttgaaaaattagaagaaattaatgtaactatttttaaaaaaattaatttttgttcggAATGTGaggaaagttttaaaaatagtaattttccAATTTGTATTAGACAAATAATATGCACTATAAATAAGTTGTTAAAAACGCGAGCCcaccaaaaaaatattttaaaagtaattattaaacattttgaagagtggaatattaatttggatTGGCATGAATGTATAGAACAtcataatagtatttttaaaataatagtacgTGTAATAGCGATAAAAACTTTAGTATGGTggtgcaaaaagaaaaattgtttaatatcagatattaataatttgaatatttattgttaa
- the LOC136997537 gene encoding uncharacterized protein — protein MVYVRRLRNTQLRSTQYALHLLRVFFMCVLLIPSVHEDMDSLLEKPQEVRLNRPYLVHFRINDQESFCVRNLSLSEYLRLIHDDEYTVNYIRTLITSNAIKNTDENINVISRSKDDVNFESIDVSLYLEENQISEGMILLEELEAFPDMSIPYVNADTPTSSTQEELDSEMEISVMSQSSMDTSPSTSNCSKKSSNIKKKSKDIKFARIGNKQRFQNEPGSFHGPLQTSKDVPSTSTQSLIALSSSKTPLSTSIESSTSAVKAATCITMSENVLKNRTSKLKSHVWDHFIKRDAATAQCLICMKILKHGGNTTNLTQHLIRKHPTFGTIGSKQTIVSLDTTANKRKKLVSEDEPSENANMQKNVLSPVQSIGSDQKIDNVFQRAQSFADGGTSFKNITNAILYMLATDHCPLSTVENEGFRTLMKTIAPRYKIPSRRTITRYMDDNI, from the exons ATGGTGTATGTACGCAGACTACGCAATACGCAGTTACGCAGTACGCAGTATGCACTGCATCTATTACGAGTGTTTTTTATGTGTGTTTTGTTAATTCCATCTGTACATGAAGACATGGATTCTTTATTAGAGAAGCCTCAGGAGGTTAGACTTAATCGTCCGTACTTGGTTCATTTTCGCATAAATGATCAAGAATCATTTTGCGTTCGCAATCTCTCCTTATCCGAGTATTTGCGGTTAATAC ATGACGATGAATATACAGTAAATTATATTCGAACCTTGATCACATcgaatgcaataaaaaatacagatgAAAACATCAATGTTATTTCTCGGTCAAAGGACGACGTGAATTT TGAATCTATCGACGTGTCGTTATATTTAGAAGAAAACCAAATATCTGAAGGTATGATACTTTTAGAAGAACTTGAGGCTTTTCCGGATATGTCAATTCCTTATGTCAATG CGGATACTCCCACTTCAAGCACACAAGAAGAATTAGATTCTGAGATGGAAATATCAGTTATGTCACAATCATCCATGGACACATCACCATCAACATCAAACTGCTCGAAAAAGTCatcaaacattaaaaaaaaatctaaagatattaaattcgCACGGATTGGCAATAAGCAGCGTTTTCAAAACGAACCTGGATCTTTTCATGGACCCTTACAAACATCAAAAGAcg TCCCTTCTACTTCTACCCAAAGTTTGATAGCTCTTTCATCTTCAAAAACACCATTGTCTACATCTATAGAGTCCAGCACATCCGCAGTCAAAGCTGCAACTTGCATCACGATGTC GGAAAACGTACTTAAGAACCGCACCTCTAAATTGAAAAGTCATGTCTGggatcattttattaaaagagacgCAGCAACTGCTCAGTGCCTAATCTGCATGAAGATTTTAAAACACGGTGGAAACACAACAAATTTAACACAACATCTGATTCGAAAGCACCCAACTTTTGGGACAATTGGAAGCAAACAAACAATTGTTTCTTTAGACACTACggcaaataaaagaaagaaattagtaTCAGAAGATGAACCTTcagaaaatgcaaatatgcAAAAGAATGTTCTAAGCCCT GTCCAGTCAATCGGCAGCGATCAAAAAATCGATAATGTTTTTCAACGAGCTCAGTCATTCGCag ATGGAGGAACGTCGTTCAAAAACATCACCAACGCAATACTGTATATGCTCGCTACGGATCACTGTCCTCTCTCTACCGTAGAAAACGAAGGATTCCGTACTCTCATGAAGACGATAGCTCCGCGGTATAAAATCCCATCAAGACGCACTATCACTCGTTATATGGATGATAA
- the LOC105669152 gene encoding uncharacterized protein — protein sequence MSNQLISVPVFIEDTGETVTLKLSPQDAAKATKDLNYMTSLIKNIYRKRNENVISQESQISIDENDETDSVRTASSASYVSSPEPQEFDNNPKDQKNDKSLFIWSSKCVYLLLDKYEEWKEEFSAGTKRHNKIWEAIADNMRKTNIEYTMTGPQCQSKLNGLKKTYKKILDYNSVSGNDRKTWPYFQRMHEIFGKSGWANPKAIATEAGPSTSNEEAILLESSSKNCKNNEGKSNKRKIETIINNFILDMKEERAEREKKRQAKEALFQDLKDQRERQHQEKIKIMQKLFEAITKK from the exons ATGTCAAATCAGTTAATCTCCGTCCCTGTCTTTATAGAAGATACAGGTGAAACTGTGACCTTAAAACTTTCGCCACAAGATGCTGCAAAGGCTACTAAAG ATCTGAATTATATGACAAGtcttattaagaatatttatagaaaaagaaacgaaaatgTTATCAGTCAAGAAAGTCAAATTTCGATTGATGAAAACGATGAGACTGATTCTGTAAGAACTGCAAGCAGTGCATCTTACGTTTCATCTCCAGAGCCACaagaatttgataataatccTAAAGATCAAA aaaatgataaatcatTGTTTATATGGTCATCCAAGTGCGTATATCTACTGCTCGATAAATATGAGGAATGGAAAGAAGAATTTTCAGCAGGCACAAAAcgtcataataaaatttgggAAGCCATTGCTGATAATATgaggaaaacaaatattgaatatacaaTGACTGGACCACAATGccaatcaaaattaaatggtTTGAAAAAgacatacaaaaaaatattggattatAATTCAGTATCAGGAAATGACAGAAAAACATGGCCATATTTTCAA AGAATGCACGAAATTTTTGGGAAATCAGGATGGGCAAATCCCAAAGCTATTGCCACTGAAGCTGGACCATCTACATCGAATGAAGAAGCAATCCTACTGGAATcttcttcaaaaaattgtaaaaataatgaaggGAAATCCAATAAACGGAAGATTGAGACTATTATAAACAACTTTATCTTAGatatgaaagaagaaagagcagaaagggagaaaaaaaggCAAGCCAAAGAAGCATTGTTTCAGGACTTAAAAGATCAACGAGAAAGACAGCAtcaggaaaaaattaaaataatgcagaAGTTGTTTGAAGCTATCACCAAGAAATAA